In Methanocaldococcus sp. FS406-22, the genomic stretch GGTGTAAAGAGCATAAGCTTTGACTTATTAAAGCCAAAGAAAAAAGAACATTTAAAGTTAATGCCAAATATTGAAGAATTTAATAAACTGTTAAATAAATTTGGAAGATATCCAATCTATATAAAGAACTTACAAAAAAGACCTAAGGGAAGATACTGCTATCTAAATTCTGGAGATTTGCTGTTTGTTAATGAATTTGGGGATGTATACCCTTGTCCTACATTAGAAGGACTTTCCTGTTTAGGAAATATAAATGGTAATAAAATAGAACTACCAAAAATAGGAAGTAATAAATGTTATGCAAGAGAGTTTTTGACAAAACATTTAAAATAAATAAAGTTACTTAAATCTTTTCAATAACCAAAATTCCGTTTCCTAAGCTTTCAATTTTGAAATCATATCCTAACGATTCGAGAATATTAACTATATCCTTCTCTGAATAATATCCTCTGAATCTTCTATTTAACCTATTATAGAACTCAAATACTTCTTTACAAATATTCTCATTTTTATCCAGTATAAATTCTTCTGAAATGAATATTTTTCCCCCACTATGTATAGAAGACATCATCTTATTTAGAAACTGCTTTAATGACGGAGCATATTTCATTGTATGTGAGCATATAACATAATCATACTTTTCTTTAGGAATTATGTCAGCAAAATCTATATTTTTAAGTTCATAGGAATCACAATACAATCTTTTAATCCTACATTCTGCAATCTGTAAAAGCCCCTTAGATATATCTACCCCCATGTAATGTCCTTCTGGATATACTATATCTATAAAGTATTTTGGAGACCGTGAACCACAGCCAACATCCAAGATGTAATCTCCCTTATCAATCTTTAGACAGTCGCTGGCAATCTCTCTGCATAATGAATAGTATGGGCTACTCAATATCATATCCCAGATGTCAGGGTCTTTTTTAAAGCTTATAGCAATCTTTGGATGACTATAACTTATTAGAGCATATCTTGACACATGCGTTATAAAGTTATATTTCATCACATAATCACTAATAATCTTATCAAATTTTGGCATTTTTATATTTAGTTCAAAATCTTCGTTTATCTTAATTTTTTCATCTTCATATTTTAAAATTTCCAATTTCAAAGCTGTTTTTATATAGTCAAGAATAAACTGCTTATTTGGATATTTCACCAATAATGGAATATCATCGATTTTTGGAGAATATTTAGCAATAATTGGGAAGATTCCAAACTCTACACCCTGCTTTATAAATGTAACAAGCAATTCATAACTTAGATATTCTATAGTGTTATCAATCATTTCTATTTTCTTTTTTAGTTTTATTTCAGATGGCATTATATCGTTTATAACCTCACTAATAATCTCATCCAATATTTTTGAGTCATCATCTCCTATGTCAAATGACCCTCCCCCAACTACATTCTCAATTGAATCGAATTTCATATTACCACCTTAAAGATTCTATAAAGTCACTATCCTGGTCTTTTAACACTTCAACTATTTTCTTTCCATAATCGGTTAGCTTATATAGCTTTATCCCTCCCCTCTCTACACATTCAACTAATCCTAATTCTATAAGCGAGAAATGACCGTTATACCTTCCATTCATACCTTTTAGACATCCAAGCACGTTACTTGGGTCTGACTTCACCCTTCTCGAGATTTCAGAAAGATAAATGCCATGAGGATACATCTTATACAGCAGATATAATATCTTCTTTCTTAATTTACTTTTATTTAGTGACCTAATAATCATCGGGTCAATAAATGCCAAGCTCATACTAATCCCTCCCCCACAAGGTATCCTAAGAACAGTTTTGAATTGATGAGTGTGATTTTAAAAACTAAAGAAAATAGTTTTATCTAAACAACCCAAGAATCGTCGAAATAACCCTCCCCACAATTTTTGATATTTTACCAAATATCGACTCATTTTCAACATTAGATCCAGTATAATTGGTGTTATTAAATTCCTTAATGTTTGATTCATTATTATTCAGAATATATGTTTTATTATGGGTACTTTCTGTCATATTTTTGTAAGATTCGGAAGTTCCATTGATTTTTTCATTCTTTTCAGAAAACTCATGCCCCTCCACCCCTTTACTTCCATTTATTTCGATAGATATTGATTTTTTTAGGATTACTGGAACTTTTTGATAATTGAAGAGTGCAAAGTCATTAATTCTAACATATAATGTTACATTATACGTTCCACTCTCTAAACCCTCCAATCTTAAAGGAATCATTAATTCCTTCTCAGATTTTGGATAAATCTCTGTTTGGAAAATGGAGCTCTTATAGTAGATATTTGAACCCTTGCTAACCTCAACCCAATACTGAACTGTTAAATTCACTGGAAACTTATCATTTCTAATTTTTGCTTTTAATATATTATTGTTATAGTTTAAGTCTTCAATATTCACTGGAGAAATAACCTCCGTAACCACATGTGTCCCTGTAGGTATTTCATCCCCCAATATATCAATTGCTGAGTATCTTCCAACCCTGTAATAATTTGATATTTTAACTAAGTGGATTCCATAACCTTCAGTGTATATAATATCAACATTCTCTACAGATTTTGGAATTATATGGGCTACAGTATATCCTTCAAACCCTTCATCGAAAAAGATTGGAAATTCTACTTCAACCTCTGAATAATTATTTAGATGAACCGTCTTAGCACTACTTTTTGCTCTAACATTTCCATCTTTGTCAATAACCTCAATCCAAATATCGCAATCAACTTTAGAGTTTAAATTATTTCTTAATACAACTACACATGTGTTGTTAAATCCTGCAATAGGTTTGGCTGAGTATATTCCCCCATTTCCTTTTATTACATTTATTCTTCCTAATAATAACGTGTTATTGTAATATATTCTAACAATGTCTATTGGTGATATTGCATAGAAATGAGCAAAGCATGTATAATCTTTAGCCCCTCCCTTAACCGAAACTGTAATTTTTAAGTCACCATTTACTTCCTTGTAAAAGACTATAGGAATACTTATCTCTTTAGTTTGATGAGGTGTTATAGCAAATGGAATTTCCTTAGAATAATTTACTACTCCATATTTAAAATTATCATCTACAATAATTTTTCCCGATAATGTTTTATTATAGATATTTTTTAGAATAATGGACATATTGTATTTCTTCCCAATTAATACATATCCTCCTGGACCCATTTCCTCATTTATTTCTTTATCTTTTGGTAAGATAATTTTTTCAATAATTACTGGCGGTATAGGTTTTGGCTCTATGTTAATACTGTAAGATTTACTAAAAATTAAAGTATTTACATCTATAGGATGTATAGTTATTTCTATATTCTTACTACCTCTCTTTGTATATATTGGGACAAATATATCTTTTTTCTCCTTTTTACCAATATTAATTATTTTATTGACAGATCTATTCCCATATTTGACAGTCAATATAGCTGTGACATCTTTATTATATTTATTCTCTACAGTAATTTTTAAAATAGCCAGTGTTGGGTCATCTTTAACATAATATCTTGGTAATACATCATCTTTCTGTAAATATTTATCTGATAATACTTCTCTTATTTCGTTATCTAAAATGCCTGCCGAGTCATAGAAATTCTTTACAATCTTTGAAGTGTTTTCATCAATCTTCCTATAAAGTTCTACATTCTTTACAACAACTGGAAGATAATAATATTTTGTTATACTTTTATAGTCATAGTATATTCCAGAATCATCCCTCTTTTGGACAGTTTCTTCAATACCATCAATAGTATGTGTAACATTCATTATTTCTACGTTTGTTTCAACTGTAAATTTCTCTTTGTCGAGGACAATCTTAGGAACTTTAAACGATACCTTCACTTCCTCTCCAAAAGGAATATATACTGTCTTAAAATCGTTTTTACCATTGTAAATTACATTATCTCCATCTTTTATATTTATCCAAACTTTAGCAATATAGTCACTCTTTGCTGTAGGATTACTTTTTAGAGTTACATCAAACCAGTTAGAATAGCAAATTTCAGTATTTCCAATTTTGTATGAGTCCTCACATGTTACATTTTTAACGTCTACTGGAAAATACTGTTTCACTTTAACTGTTGTTGATGCTATAGTTTTTCCATTTTCAATCAACGATATCTTAGCATCATGTTCTTTATCGTCACTAATCGGAACTCTAACTTCCACAATTTTTTCTACATGACTATTTGGTGGCAAAGGTATTAAACCAGACTCCCAAGTTTTTCCTTCACATTCTACTTTAACTATGACATCATGCTCATATTCATCCTTATTTACAATCCCTAAATATAGAACTTGCTCACTAATATCTACATGTAATATTGGTGAATTTGGTGGGTCATACGGTGACCATACCTTATATACACTGACATCTCCACATACTACTGGCAATAATAACAGCAAAAGAACCAATGCTACTTTTTTCATGCCCCTCCCCCCCTATAAAGACAATGAAAGATTATTTTTACTAATCTATCTAAAATCCTTTCCCCCACACTACAGTTTGTATTTTTATTTTTTCATTATTTTAATGTATAACGAACATAGATAAATTTTTATTATATGTTATATAAATTATTTAGCACAAATTAATTTCCACATTCATCGAAGTTACAATTAAATAATGACATATTCGTAGGGGAGGGGAAGATGATAAATTTTATTGTTGGGGCAATAGGGCTATTAATAGCTTCAATCTACGATTTAAAAAGTAGAGAAATTGAAGATTACATCTGGATATCAATGGTCATTTTTGGATTGATATATCATGGCTACTTATCATTTATTTCACATGATATGTCATATATCATTCAATCGATTGTTGGATTTATAGTCTGTTTCTTTTTAGGGTTTTTTATGTTCCTATTGGGCGTTGGGGGAGGTGATGGAAAACTAATAATGGGACTCGGAGCTTTAATTCCAAAATATAATATGCCAATATACACACCGTTAGGTTTAATCTTAAATTATTATTATATCCCATCCTTTCCAATAATGGTAGTAATTAATGCAGTGTTCTTTTCAATTATACTTCCAATAATTATATTTTTAAGAAATGTAATTAGAGGAGTCAAACCAAAGACAAAAAAAGAGTTTCTATGTATGTTCCTTGGCGAAAAAATGAAAGTTTCTGAAGCCATGAAAAAGGAAAGGTTAATCCTTGGAAATCATGAAAATTTAAAACTACTCCCCAATGCTGAAAAAGATTATGATTTCTCAAAGTTTGATAAAAATGAAGAAATCTGGGTAACTCCAGCTATACCGTTCGTTGTTCCGATATTTTTGTCCTATCTGCTAACACCAATCATAGGCGACAAAATTATCGATATCTTTCTATCAATTCTTAGACTATAAAATAATAAAAATAATAATCCATATTTCTTAATATATATTTCTTAATTTTTTAATAGATAGGTACTGAAACCCCTAAAACCTGTGAAACTATTAGCTTCGTTATATAAGCCACTATAGCACATATCCAAAGTATCGCAACAAAGTGCAGTAGAGAAACAAACTTATGCCCTCCGTCCATAATTTTGATTAATATACCAGAAACTGCAGAGTAAATAATAAGAGATCCAAATATTATATACTCTATAACATCTGAATTGCTTATTGGTGCAATATTCAAGATATGAATAACAGTTTCAGGAATACTTAGTGATGAATACAACTCATTAATCATCTTAGCTACTCCTAATGAGGCAAATAATGCTAAAGTTATACCACCCCCAAGACCATAAACTACCCCAACAAACTGCTGTATATTTTGGTATTTGGATTTTCTTAACTGCACTATTTTACGGAAATTCTTACTTATTATTTCAGCTGCTGTTTTTGGGTCACCTCCAAAGTATATACATCGTGAAAATATGTCAGAAAAAAGCTGTATCAAATAACTACATGAGTCAAAGCCAAACAACCTCCAAGATTTATTTGAATCAATACCCAAAGCCAATCTTTTGTATAACTTCTTAATATCATGAGTTAGTGGTCCAAAATCATGGTTTGAGAGATATTCTAAAGAACTAACCATTCCCCCTCCTTTAGCACTTACTGAATCTCCCAAAGACCTTAAAAAATCAGGAAATACGAATTCCTTTCTTTTTACTTTTTCTTCCTCTTTTAATGCAACAAACCCTCCAATAGCTAATGGTGTAGCTCCCAAAGCCACTAATATCATATACGGTATTTGAGAAAAAGGAGACAATCCAATCACATATTTAGCCCATAAAAGAAATGGTAAAAGTATTATAGTCAATATAACAGATATTATTAGCCATTTTCTAAGTTTTTTATCAGTTTCTGTAGGTTTTTCTCCCGTATGCCACAGTCTATCAAATGGGAGTCTATTTTTTATCACAATAACAATAAGTAGCTCAACGGCAAAAAATGAAAATAACGCTATAGTAGCCATAAACACAAAATTATATGGCAATAAGAATGGAACTAAAATTGAAAAAGCCATGAAAAATGCTACAGATGTCATTGCACTAACATATAATTCTTTATATAAGTCAAGGGAATACAACATTCTTTTATAGAATGCAGCATAATCATCCATAACAATATCTTGCTCTTTTATTAAAAACTCTTTAAGTTCCTCCCCACTATCTAATGCATAAGCCAACCTATCTAAAAAATCTGCAAATTCACTGCTTGGTGTTCTCTGAGCTAAAAATCTGCAGGCTTCAGCCAATGAACGCCCCCACTTATCTGTCAAGACATATAATTTTTCAGATTCTTTTGCCAGTTCTCCAAGTTCTTCTTTCTCTTCTGAGAGTATCTTTAATAAATCTTTTCTATTTAAATCAGTTATAGACAAAGTCCCAAATTTTGTAATAAAAATATGCAATCGCTCATTTATCTTGTTTTTTTGAGAATCTAAAACAATATATGGATACCCGATTGCACTAGCAAGTATTATAATTGGTAGAAATAAATATATATATAAAATAATACCACTAAACAGCATAAAACCTAATATGGTTAAAACAATAGAGGCAATAACCGCAGGCAATACAATTTTTAATAAATAATCTCTGGGCTTAAGCCCAATTCTTGGTAGTAAATCAAATACCACAATAACCACCTCAAATTGGGAATGGAAGTCCCTCTAAACCTTTTTCGTAAAATGCCCATATTATATCTCTAACCTGATAGTAATCGAAAATTTCTCTTGCAATCATTTCCTCTAATATTCTTGCTCTCAATTCTAACTCGTTATAAATATCTCTCGGGTCTTCATATCCTGCTGCCTTAGCTATCTTCTCTTCCAAGATATAACTGTTATTTCTTCCCGTAAATACATGCCTATCCTTATCTGGCTCCCATTGGAACACCGCCCTTGTAATAACCCCATCTACCTCTTTGTAATATCCTTCAATTTCTTCAATGGTAACTACTCTTCTCAAAACCTTACCTCTCTGATAAACAGCGAGTTGGAAGAGTGCAACATTTAGGTTGTCCATAAATGTTAATGGAACGTTGATTGGGTCTCCGTTCAACCTCTGTATCATTTTTCTAACATTGGCTGCGTGGAATGTTGAAAGGACAGGGTGCCCTGTCTGCATAGCTTGGAAGGCAACTGCTGCCTCGACACTCCTAATTTCTCCAACAATAATGTAGTTAGGTCTTGACCTCAACGCAGCTCTTAACAAGTCAAAGAGCGTAACCCTACTCTCTTCTGGTCCTCTTTCTCTTGTAACTAACTGCTGCCATACTGGATGAGGTGGTTTGACTTCTGGAGTATCTTCACAGGAGAATATCTTCGAATTTGGTTTTATAAATGGTAAGATTGCGTTTAATGTTGTTGTCTTACCTGATGCTGTTTCCCCACAAATAAAGATACTCATACCATACTCCAAACACAGCCACAAATATGCTGCAACTTCAGCTGAGAATGTTCCCCAGCTAATAAGTTGTGTAACACTGATAGGAACATCTGTAAATTTCCTAATTGTAAATGATGGACCCTTTGGAGAAACATCAGTAGAGTAAATAATGTTAATTCTTGAACCATCTGGTAGTGTTCCATCAACTATTGGGTTAGCATCTGAAACTGGCCTACCCATTCGTTCTCCTATATTTTTTAAATAGTCGGCAAGCTCAATCTCATCCTCCCATGTAATATTTGTAGGCAACATTCCAAAAATTTTATGAACAACATGACAATTTTTTGGACCAATAACGTGAATATCCTCTAAGTATGGATCTCTACCAATAGGTTCAAGATTACCCAAACCTATTAAATCCCTCTTTAATATGTAAAGGAACTTATCCCTCTCCTCTGGTGTGATTTTAATTTTACTATCTGCAAATCTAAATATCCTTTGAAAAAACCCCTCCTCCCCAACTGTCTCAGTAACCTTTGTGCATGCATTAAATAATCTCGTTAAAACTTCTTCAAATTCTTCCACACTCTTAGGAGTTTCTTCATAAGGGGCAAGCTCCAAAATTTTGTGCAATATCATCTTATACTTTAATTTTTCTTCGGCAGTTTCTAATTTTGGCTCAATAACTATATATTTTGTCTTTGTCTCTGGAGTTCCAAATATATGGATAAAGATTGGATCTCCAACAGGATAGATAATATTTGGATATTTTAGCTCCTTTAATTCTCTTGAGAGTGAGACCATAAAGTCTGGAATTCGCATATAGGTTCTTTTAAAGTTCTCAATGTATCTTCGTAAATGCGGATTTCTTTTCATTGCCTCTTTTAATTCCGCTTCGCTCATTATTATCACCAAAATCTAAAATTATGCAACAGATGCAATCTCAATAGCAATACCAATCTTAGGTTCAACCCTAAACACAATATTTTTCTGATATGGTCCAGGAGCCATATTGTATTTTAGTATCTTGGCTAAGTTCTTCAAATCCCCTCCAAATGTGAATAATTCTGTTTTTATTAACATTGTTGCCGATGTTCTTATAATAGTTAAAATCGATTCTGGTAGTTCTTTTGGATTTACTGTGCAAATTATTATTTTCTTTAAAGCTGTGATTCTCTTAAAAAAAGCCATTAAATCATTAACATTAACTTCACTGGCATCATTTGCTATTAATGCGGATATTGAATCAAATATAATAACATCTTTTTCATAAAATGCTCTAGTTTCCATAACTTTTTTTAAAAATCCATCCTTTTTTTTATTATCTGCAATTAAGGGATAGACTGGAATGTACAACAAAGCTCCTGATAACAACTTTTTATTGATTGAGTAATTCAAAGAATTCATCTGTTTTATAAATTCTAAGGTTGTGAGTTGAGTAGAGACATAAGTTACTGAATATCTATTCTGTAAAAATCCATATGCCAATCTCTGGCATAAGACAGATTTACCTGTACTCTCCTCTCCCTCAATTATTATCAGGCTACCATGTGGAATACCACCCCCAATTCTTTTATCCAAATCATCTCTACTCAAATCAATTCTTGCTAATTCCATAATCCCCACCTAAAAAATTTAGGAAATATAACCCTTAATTATCCTTGAAACCCCACATTCAGAAATAACCTTTATCCTGTGATATCCAGTTTCATTATAATTTACAACAATCTCCCCCACGTCTCCAGGAGACAACACATTACTTCCAGGAGATGTTAGCTGATTAGTGGTATTGATATCTACGATACTCCCATCAATGATTATCGTAAATGAATCATTCGTAAATATAATTGGGTCTTTACCAGTATTTTTAATGTAAAGAGCAATAGTACCTGCTGAAGAATTTCTAACGATATCTCCTGGGTCATTTATAATCTCAAAATCTTGAGATAACTTTGTGGCTAACGCATCACTTTTTTTCCCAATATTTAAAGAAATCTTATAGGTAGAGGTCGTTAAAATCCCTGCCACAAATGCAGCGATTAACAATACAGCAACGAACATGACTATTTCAGACATTGCACTTGATGCCAATTAAATCACCCTAAACCCACACAAGTCAAATTTTATTTTATAGAAGATTATAGAAGAATAAATCATGCAGGGGTCGCCAAGTTATGTTAATGAATAGAAATACTTGTTCCCATTATCTGAGACAACACATATCCTACTTGGCTGTGTCCAATTTACTACAATCGTTATACTATCCAATGGAACGAGATATTTTTTCAATTGAGGGTAATAAGAAATATTCTCTTCTGGCACCACTGTGCCATCAAACAGTATGGTAAATTTGCCAGGTTCAACTACAACCGAGCCATTATTATAGATGGTTATATTTGTTTGTGATGGACTGGTCTTAACATCAGTAATTACCAACTTTTCATTTAATTTGGCATATATATGACTATAATAAGTTGTATAAGCCTCATCGACATTTTCGTAATAACTGTCCATTGTCACATAAAGGTAAGCTCCACATACAAGCAATGCAATAATCATTACTGTTGCCCCTACTACTGAGCTAAATCCCATAGAACTGTTCAGCCCCCTTCTTTATTTTTCTTAATTCCCATTCAATTTTATCCAATAGTTCAGCAGATATCTTTTTTCCATTTAACCTTTCAATAAATAAGAGTGAGATTATATGGTCGGTAATATTTAACTTTCCAGAACCTTCAACTACATTTTCTTCATCAACTTTTATTCCCTTTAAGAATTTTAATAGTTTTGCTAATGCTTTATCACCTAACCATCCTAACATGTAATAGAAGTCTAACACATCAGACACATTTTCAACACCTATCCTCTCACATAAATATTCCAGCCATTTTAATGCCAATATAATTGCAATTGGGTCCTCATCAGGAATGTCCTCTAATTTAGCAGGTTTATGGACTTCTAATATTGTTGAAGTTAATGCATCCATTTTAAACACCTCCCCCAAATATTTTTTAGATAAGTTAATAATCTTAAGTAGTATTTTTAGATTGATTGTAATTCCATAGCCCATTTTTTTATTCTTCTAATTTCTATCTCTAACATTTCAAGAACCTCGGGATCTATTGGTCTTCCTGCAAGCTTTTCTATATACAATAATGAAACTATATGGTCACTTGGTGATAGCTTATCTCTTGGTCTTAATTCTTCCTCATCATATGTTATTTTCATATTCTTAGCAAATCTCAATAACTTTAATATAACTTTATTAGATATCCACCCAATCTTATTGTAATAGTCTAGAATGTCTGGTAAATATGTCACACCTGATTTGCTAATTAAAAATTCCAGCCATTTAAATACTAAGGTCATGGAAACAGCATCTTCAGGGATATCGTTCAGTCTATACTCTTTTTCTCCTTCAATAGGTGTCATAAAGCCTCCCCCCATAGATAATTCTTTAGGTAGTTCATACTTTTCTAATTTAGCTTCTTTCTTAATCTCTTTCTTAGTTTCTTCAACTTTAACTTTTTCATGGGTTTCTTCTACAGGTTTTTCTACAGGTTTAGGGACTTCAATCTCTTTAACTTCCTCTTCAGTTTTTTTACCAGCGTCTATTGGCTCTTTTTTCTTACTTACTTCAATTTCTTCAATTTCTACTGGCTTTTTAGGTTTTTCTTCACTTTTAATTTTAATAGGAACGTTTTCTATTTCCTCAGTAGCTTTAACTTTTTCAATTTCTTCTGAAGTTTTTGTTGAAACAGCCATTGTAGTGAGCTTCATTATAGCATCAAGCTTCTGTTCGAGAGTTTGAAGCTTTTTATTAAGCTCCTCTGTTTTATCTTCTCTTCTCCCTTTTGATAAAACCTCTGTGATTCTCTCAACAATCTTATCAAGTTGTTTTTTTGTAACCCTCTTGCCTCTTAAATTGTTTTTTAATAGAATGATAACGAAAGATGGCAATTTTGATTTTAAATTATCTAAATATTCCTCAATTTCATCCTCTGTAAGAATCTCCTCATCAGAGAACATAGGAGAGGGTGATGTTTCACTTATTGTCTTTTGTATCATGAGTATCCTCCCCAGACATTGACTTTATAATCTCCTCCTCCAATACCTCTTCAATAATTTCATCAAGGTTAATATCAAGTTGATGCAAATATAGGGAACCAAGGATTATCAAATCATTTGTAAGTTCTTCAACAGTTTTTTTAAGCCTTTTATATTCTGTTTCTAATCTTTCAAGCTTTTCTAAACTCGTTGCAGTAATTTTTGAAACTCCAATAAACGGATTTATTTGATTTGATACAACTTCATAGAGAGCCATTATATCCTGCAAATTTTCGTTAATTTTGCTAAGTTCAACCCTTAGCATTTCATTTTCTTTCCTTAAGTTGTTTATTGAAGATTCTAACTTTGGTAGTTTGGATTCAATATCATTAACTTTTGCTAACAAACCTTCTGTAGTTTCCATTAGGTCTTTAACTGTTCGCTCAAGTTCATCGTATTTTTCAGTCTCCAATGGGTCTTCGAGTAAATTTTCCTCCTCTTCAGGAGGAGTATCATCTTCTAATTTTTGTTTTTTTTTAATTTTGGTAATTTACTTTTTATTGAGGCAATTATATCTTTTATCCCCATAAGGATTCACCTTAAAAAGTTAATATGGAAACTTCCAAAATTACTGAAGCGTAACTACATGCTCGCTGAATGTTGATGGTGCCCTAAATTCGATGATTCCTGAAGCTCCAAATTCTGGAATAACTTCTCCATATATTCTCTCTCTTGGCGTAATACCTCCAAATACATCTCCAACATCTACAGCAATAATGGCTTTATCTCCAAAATTCATTGTTGGATGCTCTGTATTGTTCATTGATCCATCTTCATCTTGTAAGACAATAACACCAAATTCTGTGGATGGATTAGATATACTTGGCCATGATTTACTAAATATATCTTGGGTTCCATTAGTGTTTACATATACAATTGAATTCTGTCCTCCATATACTAATGAAGCTTTATAATCACCGTTGGAAATAGTAACTATTACTGATGATAAATCAATCTCATCTCCAACATTAGGAGACACAAGTATTGCAAGCTTTGTTATATTTTTTGTATCATTTGCATAGCCAATAACTTTTAATACCTGAATTCCACTTGCTACCTGTCTTGTACTTTCTTCGCCAACCCTAGCAGCTTTGTGCTGAAGGTTGGCTGCCGTGTTTATTATAACCGCCGCTGCTACTGCAGCGACTAACACTAAAGCGATGAAGATGATGAGCGTCCCTATACCAATTGCCCCTCGGCGACTTTTAAGGTAATTTAACAACAACATATTCGGCCACCTCAATTTCAAAAAATATTTATATTATTTATATACATTATTATAATGGAATCTCATAATTTAAATATCGAATAAAAAAAAATTAAATTAGGGGCTTATTGAAGTTGTATTACCTCTTGTGTACCTAAGTATGCAGCTGGTGTTGTGAATTCAATAACTGCTGGAGCACCAAATTCTGGAATTACTGAACCAGTTACTGTTGTTCTTGGAGCTAAGTTAAGTCCATCTGCTGAAGCATTTATTGTTAAAGCAACAATATCTCCTTTATTAATTACAGGAGTAGTACCCTTACATGAACCATCTGCATCTTGCAATACAATGATTCCAAATTGCCCAGCACTTAAATTCCATGCAGCAAGAGATAAGTTAGTAACTTCTCCTCCAGTTGTTAAATCCACATATGCATTTGGATTGTATTTTAATACTGCTTTCTTATTACCGTCAGTAATTAATATCTTAGTTTGATTTAAGTCGATTGCAGCACTTCCAGCATTTGGTGAAACATAAATTGCCAAATAGTTAATTGTCTTATTGTCGTGCATTCCGATTACTTGAAGTGTTGAAAGTCCACTTGCGACTTGTTCGGTGCTTTCTTTACCTGTAGCCATTGCTTTTTGTTGGAGGAATCCACTTGTGTTGATTAAGACGGCTGCTGCTACTGCAGCAACTAAGACCATGGCTATGAAGATTATCAAGGTTCCTATACCCATAGCCCCTCTCTTACCCTTTAGAAA encodes the following:
- a CDS encoding class I SAM-dependent methyltransferase — protein: MKFDSIENVVGGGSFDIGDDDSKILDEIISEVINDIMPSEIKLKKKIEMIDNTIEYLSYELLVTFIKQGVEFGIFPIIAKYSPKIDDIPLLVKYPNKQFILDYIKTALKLEILKYEDEKIKINEDFELNIKMPKFDKIISDYVMKYNFITHVSRYALISYSHPKIAISFKKDPDIWDMILSSPYYSLCREIASDCLKIDKGDYILDVGCGSRSPKYFIDIVYPEGHYMGVDISKGLLQIAECRIKRLYCDSYELKNIDFADIIPKEKYDYVICSHTMKYAPSLKQFLNKMMSSIHSGGKIFISEEFILDKNENICKEVFEFYNRLNRRFRGYYSEKDIVNILESLGYDFKIESLGNGILVIEKI
- a CDS encoding helix-turn-helix domain-containing protein codes for the protein MSLAFIDPMIIRSLNKSKLRKKILYLLYKMYPHGIYLSEISRRVKSDPSNVLGCLKGMNGRYNGHFSLIELGLVECVERGGIKLYKLTDYGKKIVEVLKDQDSDFIESLRW
- the flaK gene encoding preflagellin peptidase FlaK, with product MINFIVGAIGLLIASIYDLKSREIEDYIWISMVIFGLIYHGYLSFISHDMSYIIQSIVGFIVCFFLGFFMFLLGVGGGDGKLIMGLGALIPKYNMPIYTPLGLILNYYYIPSFPIMVVINAVFFSIILPIIIFLRNVIRGVKPKTKKEFLCMFLGEKMKVSEAMKKERLILGNHENLKLLPNAEKDYDFSKFDKNEEIWVTPAIPFVVPIFLSYLLTPIIGDKIIDIFLSILRL
- the flaJ gene encoding archaellar assembly protein FlaJ, producing the protein MVFDLLPRIGLKPRDYLLKIVLPAVIASIVLTILGFMLFSGIILYIYLFLPIIILASAIGYPYIVLDSQKNKINERLHIFITKFGTLSITDLNRKDLLKILSEEKEELGELAKESEKLYVLTDKWGRSLAEACRFLAQRTPSSEFADFLDRLAYALDSGEELKEFLIKEQDIVMDDYAAFYKRMLYSLDLYKELYVSAMTSVAFFMAFSILVPFLLPYNFVFMATIALFSFFAVELLIVIVIKNRLPFDRLWHTGEKPTETDKKLRKWLIISVILTIILLPFLLWAKYVIGLSPFSQIPYMILVALGATPLAIGGFVALKEEEKVKRKEFVFPDFLRSLGDSVSAKGGGMVSSLEYLSNHDFGPLTHDIKKLYKRLALGIDSNKSWRLFGFDSCSYLIQLFSDIFSRCIYFGGDPKTAAEIISKNFRKIVQLRKSKYQNIQQFVGVVYGLGGGITLALFASLGVAKMINELYSSLSIPETVIHILNIAPISNSDVIEYIIFGSLIIYSAVSGILIKIMDGGHKFVSLLHFVAILWICAIVAYITKLIVSQVLGVSVPIY
- a CDS encoding type II/IV secretion system ATPase subunit yields the protein MSEAELKEAMKRNPHLRRYIENFKRTYMRIPDFMVSLSRELKELKYPNIIYPVGDPIFIHIFGTPETKTKYIVIEPKLETAEEKLKYKMILHKILELAPYEETPKSVEEFEEVLTRLFNACTKVTETVGEEGFFQRIFRFADSKIKITPEERDKFLYILKRDLIGLGNLEPIGRDPYLEDIHVIGPKNCHVVHKIFGMLPTNITWEDEIELADYLKNIGERMGRPVSDANPIVDGTLPDGSRINIIYSTDVSPKGPSFTIRKFTDVPISVTQLISWGTFSAEVAAYLWLCLEYGMSIFICGETASGKTTTLNAILPFIKPNSKIFSCEDTPEVKPPHPVWQQLVTRERGPEESRVTLFDLLRAALRSRPNYIIVGEIRSVEAAVAFQAMQTGHPVLSTFHAANVRKMIQRLNGDPINVPLTFMDNLNVALFQLAVYQRGKVLRRVVTIEEIEGYYKEVDGVITRAVFQWEPDKDRHVFTGRNNSYILEEKIAKAAGYEDPRDIYNELELRARILEEMIAREIFDYYQVRDIIWAFYEKGLEGLPFPI